A window from Tolypothrix sp. NIES-4075 encodes these proteins:
- a CDS encoding eCIS core domain-containing protein, with product MRSPISIQSSPKSSPLVHSGLLQRKCACGNSAKLTGQCNECDRQKLTLQRQRSGQQEHTEVPEIVHEVLNFPGQPLDPATRTFMESRFGHDFSQVRVHTDAQAAVSAQAVDALAYTVKPNIVFGTGQYAPHTREGQRLLAHELTHILQQQSNALRPQAKLTISSPGDASEREADRMATIVSQQQSHRHFNPVKNKLQRRTIFEGIAGLFSGDSFKEEELQNYLTTLE from the coding sequence ATGCGATCGCCCATTTCAATTCAATCTTCTCCAAAGTCATCTCCCTTGGTGCATTCAGGACTTTTACAGCGCAAATGTGCCTGCGGAAATTCAGCAAAGTTAACTGGACAGTGCAATGAGTGCGATCGTCAGAAGCTAACTTTGCAACGCCAAAGGTCTGGGCAGCAAGAACACACTGAAGTCCCGGAAATTGTTCATGAAGTATTAAATTTTCCCGGTCAACCCCTCGATCCGGCAACTCGTACCTTCATGGAATCCCGCTTCGGGCACGACTTTAGCCAAGTGCGGGTGCATACTGATGCCCAAGCAGCAGTATCAGCTCAGGCTGTAGATGCATTAGCGTACACGGTGAAGCCAAACATTGTATTTGGAACAGGGCAGTATGCCCCACATACCAGGGAAGGACAAAGATTATTAGCCCATGAGTTGACCCATATATTACAACAGCAATCCAACGCGCTGCGCCCTCAAGCGAAGCTGACTATTAGCTCTCCTGGAGATGCAAGTGAACGTGAAGCAGATCGCATGGCCACGATTGTCAGTCAGCAGCAAAGCCATCGGCACTTCAATCCAGTAAAAAATAAGCTACAACGTCGAACAATTTTTGAAGGGATTGCTGGCTTATTTAGTGGGGATTCTTTTAAGGAAGAAGAACTACAAAA